A stretch of the Ensifer sp. PDNC004 genome encodes the following:
- a CDS encoding succinate dehydrogenase iron-sulfur subunit — MVELALPKNSQMTEGKVWPKPAGATNLREYRIYRWNPDDGANPRIDTFYIDVDDCGPMVLDGLLYIKNKIDPTLTLRRSCREGICGSCAMNIDGTNTLACTKGMDEVKGAVKVYPLPHMPVVKDLVPDLTNFYAQHRSIEPWLKTVSPTPAKEWKQSHEDRLKLDGLYECILCACCSTSCPSYWWNGDRYLGPAVLLQAYRWLIDSRDEATGERLDNLEDPFRLYRCHTIMNCAQACPKGLNPAKAIGEIKKMLVERRV; from the coding sequence ATGGTTGAACTCGCTCTCCCCAAGAACTCGCAGATGACGGAAGGCAAGGTCTGGCCGAAGCCTGCCGGCGCGACCAATCTCCGCGAATACCGCATCTACCGCTGGAACCCGGATGACGGCGCCAATCCGCGAATCGATACCTTCTATATCGATGTCGACGATTGCGGCCCGATGGTGCTCGACGGTCTGCTCTACATCAAGAACAAGATCGACCCGACGCTGACCTTGCGCCGCTCCTGCCGCGAAGGCATCTGCGGCTCCTGCGCCATGAACATCGACGGCACCAACACGCTCGCCTGCACCAAGGGCATGGACGAGGTGAAGGGCGCGGTGAAGGTCTATCCGCTGCCGCACATGCCGGTTGTGAAGGACCTGGTTCCCGACCTCACCAACTTCTACGCCCAGCACCGCTCGATCGAGCCCTGGCTGAAGACGGTATCGCCGACTCCGGCCAAGGAATGGAAGCAGAGCCACGAGGACCGCCTCAAGCTCGACGGCCTCTACGAGTGCATTCTGTGCGCCTGCTGCTCGACCTCCTGTCCGAGCTATTGGTGGAACGGCGACCGTTACCTCGGTCCGGCGGTTCTGCTGCAGGCCTATCGCTGGCTGATCGATAGCCGCGACGAAGCGACCGGCGAACGTCTCGACAACCTCGAGGATCCCTTCCGCCTCTATCGTTGCCACACGATCATGAACTGCGCCCAGGCCTGTCCGAAGGGCCTAAACCCGGCCAAGGCGATCGGCGAGATCAAGAAGATGCTGGTCGAGCGCCGCGTCTGA
- a CDS encoding protease inhibitor Inh/omp19 family protein produces the protein MRVIHAAAGLAVVLALTGCQRTSMGGFSSQDASPAPIQAAPVPSVSSNQLPAPTGNTSQFPAAPTSGTAMPGTVQQPGTQVAAAAGGGLDVTKESMVGNWRVSSAGSSCDMFLTLTNLGSGSRGGTRGCAGELTTMGSWEVAGKQVVLKDRNGNAIARLYKTADARFDGSTNGGQPVSLSR, from the coding sequence ATGCGGGTAATTCATGCGGCGGCGGGGCTGGCGGTTGTGCTTGCGCTGACCGGATGCCAACGGACGTCGATGGGCGGTTTCAGCTCCCAGGACGCCTCGCCCGCTCCCATCCAGGCAGCACCGGTTCCGTCGGTTTCGTCGAACCAGCTTCCGGCGCCGACCGGAAACACCTCACAATTCCCGGCTGCACCGACGAGCGGCACGGCGATGCCCGGTACGGTTCAGCAGCCCGGCACGCAGGTCGCTGCGGCGGCGGGCGGCGGACTTGACGTCACCAAGGAATCGATGGTCGGCAACTGGCGTGTTTCGAGTGCCGGCAGCTCCTGCGACATGTTCCTGACGCTCACCAATCTCGGCTCCGGCTCGCGCGGCGGCACCCGCGGCTGCGCCGGCGAACTGACGACCATGGGCTCCTGGGAAGTGGCCGGCAAGCAGGTGGTCCTCAAAGACCGCAACGGCAATGCCATCGCTCGCCTCTACAAGACGGCCGACGCCCGTTTCGACGGCTCGACCAATGGCGGCCAGCCGGTCAGCCTCAGCCGCTGA
- the zapE gene encoding cell division protein ZapE: MLNPDDSIYRKLEALVASGERKRDPAQFTIARRFDHLSAELLASRPSRKTNALGWLFASRKKDHPPVKGLYIHGGVGRGKTMLMDMFFDAVPIQRKRRAHFHEFMADVHERIYKHRQKLKNGETKQADPIPPVASELFGEARLLCFDEFTVTDIADAMILGRLFGELFAKGCVLVATSNVAPDDLYRDGLNRGLFLPFIDLLKANAEVISLDTDTDYRLTKTDGSPVWLSPLGPEADAAMARAWAQETRNEAAVPTEVPRKGRKIPVPAASGNSARFKFADLCQQPLGAADYLAILERYSTIFVDHVPHLGPHMRNETKRFILLVDTLYDNGARLFASAAAQPQDLLTQKKGTEGFEFDRTVSRLIEMQSEEYAASHPANIAIS, from the coding sequence GTGCTCAATCCTGACGACAGCATTTACCGCAAGCTCGAAGCGCTCGTCGCGAGCGGCGAGCGCAAGCGTGACCCCGCGCAGTTTACGATCGCCCGGCGGTTCGATCATCTCTCGGCCGAGCTGCTCGCCAGCCGCCCGTCGCGCAAGACCAATGCGCTCGGCTGGCTGTTTGCCTCGCGCAAGAAGGACCATCCGCCGGTCAAGGGTCTCTACATCCACGGCGGCGTCGGGCGCGGCAAGACCATGCTGATGGACATGTTCTTCGACGCGGTCCCGATCCAGCGCAAGCGCCGGGCGCATTTCCACGAGTTCATGGCCGATGTGCACGAGCGCATCTACAAGCACCGGCAGAAGCTGAAGAACGGCGAGACCAAGCAGGCCGACCCGATCCCGCCCGTCGCCTCCGAGCTATTCGGTGAAGCGCGGCTGCTCTGCTTCGACGAATTCACCGTGACCGATATCGCCGATGCGATGATCCTCGGCCGCCTGTTCGGCGAACTCTTCGCCAAGGGCTGCGTGCTGGTCGCGACCTCGAACGTCGCGCCCGACGATCTCTATCGCGACGGCCTCAACCGCGGCTTGTTCCTGCCCTTCATCGATCTCCTGAAGGCGAATGCCGAGGTCATCTCGCTGGATACGGACACCGATTACCGGCTGACGAAGACCGATGGCAGTCCGGTGTGGCTCTCGCCGCTCGGGCCCGAGGCAGATGCGGCGATGGCGCGCGCTTGGGCCCAGGAAACCCGTAACGAGGCCGCTGTCCCGACGGAAGTGCCGCGCAAGGGGCGCAAGATCCCCGTGCCGGCTGCGTCCGGCAATAGTGCCCGCTTCAAATTTGCCGACCTCTGCCAGCAACCGCTTGGGGCTGCGGACTATCTGGCGATCCTCGAGCGCTATTCGACGATCTTCGTCGACCATGTGCCGCATCTCGGTCCGCACATGCGCAACGAGACCAAGCGGTTCATCCTCCTGGTCGACACGCTCTACGACAACGGTGCCCGGCTCTTTGCCTCGGCCGCGGCGCAGCCGCAGGATCTGCTGACCCAGAAGAAGGGCACGGAGGGCTTCGAGTTCGATCGCACGGTTTCGCGGCTGATCGAAATGCAAAGCGAGGAATATGCCGCCTCGCACCCCGCCAATATTGCTATTTCGTGA
- the mdh gene encoding malate dehydrogenase, with amino-acid sequence MARNKIALIGSGMIGGTLAHLAGLKELGDIVLFDIADGIPQGKGLDIGQSSPVEGFDVNLTGASDYSAIEGADVCIVTAGVARKPGMSRDDLLGINLKVMEQVGAGIKKYAPNAFVICITNPLDAMVWALQKFSGLPKNKVVGMAGVLDSSRFRLFLSQEFNVSVQDVTAFVLGGHGDTMVPLARYSTVAGIPLTDLVQMGWVTKERLEEIIQRTRDGGAEIVGLLKTGSAYYAPAASAIEMAEAYLKDKKRVLPCAAHLTGQYGVKDMYVGVPTVIGAGGVERIIEIDLNKAEKEAFDKSVASVAGLCEACIGIAPSLKQ; translated from the coding sequence ATGGCGCGCAACAAGATCGCACTTATCGGTTCAGGGATGATTGGTGGTACGCTGGCACATCTCGCCGGCCTGAAGGAACTGGGCGACATCGTCCTCTTCGACATCGCCGACGGCATTCCGCAGGGCAAGGGTCTCGACATCGGTCAGTCCTCCCCGGTCGAAGGCTTCGACGTGAACCTGACGGGTGCCAGCGACTACTCCGCCATCGAAGGCGCCGACGTCTGCATCGTCACCGCCGGCGTTGCCCGCAAGCCGGGCATGAGCCGCGACGACCTGCTCGGCATCAACCTCAAGGTCATGGAACAGGTCGGCGCCGGCATCAAGAAGTATGCCCCGAACGCCTTCGTCATCTGCATCACCAACCCGCTCGACGCCATGGTGTGGGCGCTGCAGAAGTTCTCGGGCCTGCCGAAGAACAAGGTCGTCGGCATGGCCGGCGTTCTCGATAGCTCGCGCTTCCGCCTGTTCCTCTCCCAGGAATTCAACGTTTCGGTCCAGGACGTCACCGCCTTCGTTCTCGGCGGCCACGGCGACACCATGGTGCCGCTCGCCCGTTACTCGACGGTTGCCGGCATTCCGCTGACCGACCTCGTGCAGATGGGCTGGGTCACCAAGGAGCGCCTGGAAGAAATCATCCAGCGCACCCGTGACGGCGGCGCCGAAATCGTCGGTCTGCTCAAGACCGGTTCGGCCTACTACGCACCGGCCGCTTCGGCGATCGAAATGGCTGAGGCCTACCTCAAGGACAAGAAGCGCGTTCTGCCTTGCGCTGCGCACCTGACCGGCCAGTACGGCGTCAAGGACATGTATGTCGGCGTACCGACCGTCATCGGCGCCGGCGGCGTCGAGCGCATCATCGAGATCGATCTCAACAAGGCCGAGAAGGAAGCGTTCGACAAGTCCGTCGCTTCGGTCGCCGGTCTTTGCGAAGCCTGCATTGGCATTGCGCCGAGCCTGAAGCAGTAA
- the sucC gene encoding ADP-forming succinate--CoA ligase subunit beta — protein sequence MNIHEYQAKALLKSYGAPVAEGVAIFSADEAEAAAKSLPGPLYVVKSQIHAGGRGKGKFKELSADAKGGVRLAFSIDEAKAHAKEMLGNTLVTAQTGPAGKQVNRLYIEDGADIERELYLSLLVDRSVGQVAFVVSTEGGMDIEAVAHDTPEKIVNVAINPEAGVTAADLAKLTAALKLEGEAKADAEKLFPILYKAFVEKDMSLLEINPLIVMKNGRMRVLDAKVSFDGNALFRHDDIKALRDETEEDAKEIEASKWDLAYVALDGNIGCMVNGAGLAMATMDIIKLYGKEPANFCDVGGGAGKEKVAAAFKIITADPKVEGILVNIFGGIMKCDVIAEGVVAAVQEVGLKVPLVVRLEGTNVELGKKILNESGLAITAADDLDDAAKKIVAAING from the coding sequence ATGAACATTCATGAATACCAGGCCAAGGCTCTCCTGAAGAGCTACGGCGCACCGGTCGCGGAAGGTGTCGCGATCTTCTCGGCTGACGAAGCTGAAGCCGCTGCAAAGTCGCTCCCGGGCCCGCTCTACGTGGTCAAGAGCCAGATCCATGCCGGCGGCCGCGGCAAGGGCAAGTTCAAGGAACTGTCCGCCGACGCCAAGGGCGGCGTTCGTCTTGCCTTCTCGATCGACGAAGCCAAGGCTCATGCCAAGGAAATGCTCGGCAACACGCTCGTCACCGCCCAGACCGGCCCCGCCGGCAAGCAGGTGAACCGCCTCTACATCGAGGACGGCGCCGACATCGAACGCGAACTCTATCTGTCGCTGCTCGTCGACCGCTCGGTCGGCCAGGTTGCCTTCGTCGTTTCGACGGAAGGCGGCATGGACATCGAGGCTGTTGCGCACGACACGCCGGAAAAGATCGTCAACGTCGCGATCAACCCGGAAGCCGGCGTTACCGCCGCTGATCTCGCCAAGCTCACGGCTGCCCTGAAGCTCGAAGGCGAAGCCAAGGCTGACGCCGAAAAGCTCTTCCCGATCCTTTACAAGGCCTTTGTCGAGAAGGACATGAGCCTGCTCGAGATCAACCCGCTGATCGTCATGAAGAACGGCCGCATGCGCGTTCTCGACGCCAAGGTCTCGTTCGACGGCAACGCGCTGTTCCGCCACGACGACATCAAGGCGCTGCGCGACGAAACCGAAGAAGACGCCAAGGAAATCGAAGCCTCGAAGTGGGATCTCGCCTATGTCGCGCTCGACGGCAACATCGGCTGCATGGTCAACGGCGCCGGCCTCGCCATGGCGACGATGGACATCATCAAGCTCTACGGCAAGGAGCCGGCGAACTTCTGCGACGTCGGCGGCGGCGCCGGCAAGGAGAAGGTTGCGGCTGCCTTCAAGATCATTACGGCCGACCCGAAGGTCGAGGGCATCCTCGTCAACATCTTCGGCGGCATCATGAAGTGCGATGTCATCGCTGAAGGCGTCGTTGCGGCCGTGCAGGAAGTCGGCCTCAAGGTTCCGCTGGTTGTTCGTCTCGAAGGCACGAATGTCGAGCTTGGCAAGAAGATCCTGAACGAATCCGGCCTGGCGATCACCGCCGCCGATGATCTGGACGATGCTGCCAAGAAGATCGTCGCCGCGATCAACGGCTAA
- the sucD gene encoding succinate--CoA ligase subunit alpha — MSILVNKNTKVLVQGLTGKTGTFHTEQALAYYGTQMVGGIHPKKGGETWTGSKGETLPIFASVAEGREKTGADASVIYVPPAGAADAIIEAIDAEIPFITCITEGIPVADMVRVKARLDRSKSRLLGPNCPGILTPEECKIGIMPGSIFRKGSVGIVSRSGTLTYEAVFQTSNEGLGQTTAVGIGGDPVKGTEFIDVLEMFLADEATTSIIMIGEIGGSAEEDAAQFLIDEAKKGRKKPMAGFIAGRTAPKGRTMGHAGAVVSGGKGDAESKIAAMEQAGIRVSPSPARLGKTLVEVLKG, encoded by the coding sequence ATGTCGATTCTCGTTAACAAGAACACCAAGGTCCTCGTTCAGGGCCTGACCGGCAAGACCGGCACCTTCCATACCGAACAGGCGCTTGCCTATTACGGCACGCAGATGGTCGGCGGCATTCACCCGAAGAAGGGCGGCGAAACCTGGACCGGTTCCAAGGGCGAAACCCTGCCGATCTTCGCCTCGGTTGCCGAAGGCCGTGAAAAGACCGGTGCGGACGCATCCGTGATCTACGTTCCGCCGGCAGGCGCCGCGGACGCGATCATCGAGGCGATCGATGCCGAAATCCCGTTCATCACCTGCATCACCGAAGGCATCCCGGTTGCCGACATGGTGCGCGTCAAGGCTCGCCTCGACCGCTCCAAGTCGCGCCTGCTCGGCCCGAACTGCCCCGGTATCCTGACGCCGGAAGAATGCAAGATCGGCATCATGCCGGGCTCGATCTTCCGCAAGGGTTCGGTCGGTATCGTCTCGCGCTCCGGCACGCTCACCTATGAAGCCGTGTTCCAGACCTCCAACGAAGGCCTCGGCCAGACGACGGCTGTCGGCATCGGTGGCGACCCGGTCAAGGGCACCGAGTTCATCGACGTGCTCGAGATGTTCCTGGCCGACGAAGCCACGACCTCGATCATCATGATCGGCGAAATCGGCGGCTCGGCCGAAGAGGATGCTGCACAGTTCCTCATCGACGAAGCGAAGAAGGGCCGCAAGAAGCCGATGGCCGGCTTCATCGCTGGCCGTACCGCGCCGAAGGGCCGCACCATGGGTCACGCCGGCGCTGTCGTTTCCGGCGGCAAGGGCGATGCGGAATCCAAGATTGCAGCGATGGAGCAGGCAGGCATCCGCGTGTCGCCTTCGCCGGCTCGTCTCGGCAAGACGCTCGTCGAAGTCCTCAAGGGCTGA
- a CDS encoding 2-oxoglutarate dehydrogenase E1 component, whose translation MTRQEANEQFQLTSFLDGANAAYIEQLHARYEADPASVSAEWQAFFKALADRPEDVVKAAKGASWKKNNWPIPANGELVSALDGDWGTVEKVIEKKAKAKVEETAAATGTVASAADIHQATRDSVRAIMMIRAYRARGHLHAKLDPLGLAAAVEDYNELSPSNYGFEDKDLDRKIFIDNVLGLEYATVREMVEILERTYCSTIGVEFMHMSNPEEKGWIQERIEGPDKGVDFTPEGKKAILQKLIESEGFEQFIDVKYKGTKRFGLDGGESLIPALEQIIKRGGQEGLKEIVLGMAHRGRLNVLSQVMAKPHRAIFHEFKGGSYAPDDVEGSGDVKYHLGASSDREFDGNKVHLSLTANPSHLEIVNPVVMGKARAKQDQMATVFEGDIIPLRERSKVMPLLLHGDAAFAGQGVIAEILGLSGLRGHRVAGTVHFIINNQIGFTTNPAFSRSSPYPSDVAKMIEAPIFHVNGDDPEAVVYAAKIATEFRMKFHKPVVIDMFCYRRFGHNEGDEPAFTQPKMYKVIRGHKTVVQLYSDRLIAEGLISEGEVEKMKADWRAHLEQEFEAGQSYKPNKADWLDGAWSGLRSADNQDEQRRGKTSVPMKQLKEVGRKISEIPAGFNAHRTIQRFMENRANMIQTGEGVDWAMAEALAFGTLCVEGTKIRLSGQDCERGTFSQRHSVLYDQQSEERYIPLANLSPTQARYEVINSMLSEEAVLGFEYGYSLARPNALTLWEAQFGDFANGAQVVFDQFISSGERKWLRMSGLVCLLPHGYEGQGPEHSSARLERFLQLCAEDNMQVANVTTPANYFHILRRQVKRDFRKPLILMTPKSLLRHKRAVSSLSEMAGESSFHRLLWDDAEVIKDGPIKLQKDSKIRRVVLCSGKVYYDLLEEREKRGIDDIYLLRVEQLYPFPAKALINELSRFRNAEMVWCQEEPKNMGGWSFIDPYLEWVLAHIDAKYQRVRYTGRPAAASPATGLMSKHQAQLAAFLEDALGG comes from the coding sequence ATGACAAGGCAAGAGGCCAACGAGCAATTCCAGCTCACTTCGTTTCTGGACGGCGCCAACGCCGCCTATATCGAGCAGCTCCATGCACGCTACGAGGCGGACCCGGCGTCCGTGTCGGCCGAATGGCAGGCCTTCTTCAAGGCGCTCGCCGACCGGCCGGAAGATGTGGTGAAGGCAGCCAAGGGCGCCTCCTGGAAAAAGAACAACTGGCCGATCCCGGCCAATGGCGAACTGGTCTCGGCGCTCGACGGCGATTGGGGCACGGTCGAAAAGGTCATCGAGAAAAAGGCCAAGGCGAAGGTTGAGGAAACGGCCGCCGCCACCGGTACCGTTGCCAGCGCCGCCGACATCCACCAGGCGACGCGCGATTCCGTCCGCGCCATCATGATGATCCGCGCCTACCGCGCCCGCGGGCACCTGCATGCCAAGCTTGACCCGCTCGGCCTTGCTGCCGCGGTTGAGGACTACAACGAGCTGTCGCCGTCGAACTACGGTTTCGAGGACAAGGATCTCGACCGCAAGATCTTCATCGACAACGTGCTCGGCCTCGAATACGCGACCGTTCGCGAGATGGTCGAAATCCTCGAGCGCACCTACTGCTCGACGATCGGCGTCGAGTTCATGCACATGTCCAACCCGGAAGAGAAGGGCTGGATCCAGGAGCGCATCGAAGGTCCGGACAAGGGCGTCGACTTCACCCCCGAAGGCAAGAAGGCGATCCTGCAGAAGCTGATCGAGTCGGAAGGCTTCGAGCAGTTCATCGACGTCAAGTACAAGGGCACCAAGCGCTTTGGTCTCGACGGCGGCGAATCGCTCATCCCGGCGCTCGAGCAGATCATCAAGCGTGGCGGCCAGGAAGGCCTCAAGGAAATCGTTCTCGGCATGGCCCACCGTGGCCGTCTGAACGTGCTTTCCCAGGTCATGGCAAAGCCGCACCGCGCCATCTTCCACGAGTTCAAGGGCGGCTCCTACGCGCCTGACGACGTCGAAGGTTCGGGCGACGTGAAGTACCACCTCGGTGCGTCCTCTGACCGCGAGTTCGACGGCAACAAGGTTCACCTGTCGCTGACGGCGAACCCGTCGCACCTGGAAATCGTCAACCCTGTGGTCATGGGCAAGGCCCGCGCCAAGCAGGACCAGATGGCGACCGTCTTTGAAGGCGACATCATTCCGCTGCGCGAACGCTCCAAGGTCATGCCGCTGCTGCTGCATGGCGATGCGGCGTTTGCCGGCCAGGGCGTGATTGCCGAAATCCTCGGCCTTTCCGGTCTGCGCGGCCACCGCGTTGCCGGTACGGTTCACTTCATCATCAACAACCAGATCGGCTTCACCACCAATCCGGCCTTCTCGCGCTCGTCGCCCTATCCGTCCGACGTCGCCAAGATGATCGAAGCGCCGATCTTCCACGTCAACGGCGACGATCCGGAAGCGGTCGTCTACGCGGCCAAGATCGCCACCGAATTCCGGATGAAGTTCCACAAGCCTGTCGTCATCGACATGTTCTGCTACCGCCGCTTCGGCCACAACGAAGGCGACGAGCCGGCGTTCACGCAGCCGAAGATGTACAAGGTCATCCGCGGCCACAAGACGGTCGTCCAGCTCTATTCGGACCGACTGATCGCCGAAGGCCTGATCTCCGAAGGCGAAGTCGAGAAGATGAAGGCCGACTGGCGCGCCCACCTCGAGCAGGAGTTCGAGGCCGGCCAGTCCTACAAGCCGAACAAGGCCGACTGGCTCGATGGTGCCTGGTCTGGTCTGCGCTCGGCCGACAACCAGGACGAACAGCGCCGCGGCAAGACCTCGGTACCGATGAAGCAGCTGAAGGAAGTCGGTCGCAAGATCTCCGAGATCCCGGCAGGCTTCAACGCGCACCGCACGATCCAGCGCTTCATGGAAAACCGCGCCAACATGATCCAGACCGGCGAAGGCGTCGACTGGGCCATGGCTGAAGCGCTCGCTTTCGGCACGCTCTGCGTCGAGGGCACCAAGATCCGCCTGTCGGGCCAGGACTGCGAACGCGGCACCTTCTCGCAGCGCCACTCGGTTCTCTACGATCAGCAGTCCGAAGAGCGCTATATCCCGCTCGCCAACCTGTCGCCGACCCAGGCGCGTTACGAAGTCATCAACTCGATGCTTTCGGAAGAGGCGGTTCTCGGCTTCGAATACGGCTACTCGCTCGCTCGTCCGAACGCGTTGACCCTCTGGGAAGCCCAGTTCGGCGACTTCGCCAACGGTGCGCAGGTCGTCTTCGACCAGTTCATCTCGTCGGGTGAACGCAAGTGGCTGCGCATGTCGGGTCTCGTCTGCCTCCTGCCGCACGGCTATGAGGGCCAGGGTCCGGAGCACTCGTCGGCCCGCCTCGAGCGCTTCCTGCAGCTTTGCGCCGAAGACAACATGCAGGTCGCCAACGTCACGACGCCGGCGAACTACTTCCACATCCTGCGCCGCCAGGTGAAGCGCGACTTCCGCAAGCCGCTGATCCTGATGACGCCGAAGTCGTTGCTGCGTCACAAGCGTGCGGTCTCCAGCCTGTCGGAAATGGCCGGCGAGAGTTCGTTCCACCGCCTGCTGTGGGACGACGCCGAGGTGATCAAGGATGGCCCGATCAAGCTGCAGAAGGATTCCAAGATCCGTCGCGTCGTGCTCTGCTCGGGCAAGGTCTACTACGACCTTCTCGAAGAACGCGAAAAGCGCGGCATCGACGACATCTACCTGCTGCGCGTCGA